A genome region from Solanum pennellii chromosome 12, SPENNV200 includes the following:
- the LOC107007224 gene encoding uncharacterized protein LOC107007224 yields the protein MHTHTKIMAQSVSPTAATTLTSLSTKKNSRLSSFKVLAFHQGELAAKINVTRRTLSLSLAGVAVALNAGNNNANAAARRPPPPPPTEKKDPNVSGVLAKVLASKRRKEAMKESIAKLREKGKPVKEVPSE from the exons ATGCACACACATACCAAAATCATGGCTCAGTCAGTATCCCCTACAGCAGCAACTACACTAACCTCACTATCAACCAAGAAGAATTCCCGTTTGAGCTCTTTTAAAGTCTTGGCTTTTCATCAAGGCGAATTGGCCGCAAAGATTAATGTCACTCGCAg GACTTTGTCATTGAGCTTGGCTGGAGTTGCGGTGGCGCTGAATGCAGGTAACAACAATGCAAATGCCGCAGCAAGAAGGCCTCCACCACCTCCGCCAACGGAGAAAAAAGATCCAAATGTGAGTGGTGTGTTGGCTAAAGTATTAGCTAGCAAGAGGAGAAAGGAGGCTATGAAAGAGTCTATAGCCAAGCTAAGAGAGAAAGGGAAGCCTGTCAAAGAAGTACCATCTGAATAG